A window of Cryptomeria japonica chromosome 3, Sugi_1.0, whole genome shotgun sequence contains these coding sequences:
- the LOC131874347 gene encoding probable pectate lyase 18, translating to MLLGHSDAYTEDVKMQVTVAFNHFGEGLVQRMPRCRHGYFHVVNNDYTHWEMYAIGVSANPTINSQGNRFLAPDYRFHKEVTKHQDSTEGNWRSVGDLILNGAFFTASGAKESSSYAKASSMAARPSSIVGSITASSGVLTCRKGSSC from the exons ATGCTCCTAGGACACAGCGACGCCTACACCGAGGACGTCAAAATGCAAGTAACAGTTGCTTTCAACCactttggagaagggcttgttcaacGTATGCCCAG ATGTCGACATGGATACTTTCATGTGGTGAACAATGATTACACCCACTGGGAAATGTATGCAATCGGGGTAAGTGCAAACCCCACCATTAACAGCCAAGGCAACAGATTCCTTGCTCCTGATTATCGATTCCACAAGGAG GTTACAAAGCACCAAGATTCAACAGAAGGCAACTGGAGATCAGTGGGAGATCTTATATTAAATGGGGCATTCTTCACAGCATCAGGGGCTAAAGAATCCTCAAGCTATGCCAAAGCTTCGAGTATGGCGGCAAGACCTTCCTCTATTGTGGGCTCTATCACTGCAAGTTCGGGTGTTCTCACCTGCAGAAAAGGTTCCAGCTGTTAG
- the LOC131874349 gene encoding probable pectate lyase 18, translating to MASRQALQPLFLLLAVFFIKLVMVESIRTPFNMTKAENSDKYHVEKPELVVQMVERSLNNSKRKLSSCETGNPIDDCWRCDPNWVNNRKRLADCAIGFGKNAIGGKNGRFYIVTDPNDDDPVNPRPGTLRHAVIQTEPLWIIFQKDMVIQLKEELIMNSYKTIDGRGANVHIANGACITIQYVTNIIIHGVHIHDCKPAGNTNVRSSPTHYGFRTKSDGDGISIFGSSAIWVDHCSLSSCADGLIDAIMGSTAITISNSFFTHHDKVMLLGHSDAYTEDVKMQVTVAFNHFGEGLVQRMPRCRHGYFHVVNNDYTHWEMYAIGGSANPTIKSQGNRFLAPDYRFHKEVTKHQDSTEGNWRSVGDLMLNGAFFTASGAKESSSYAKASSMAARPSSIVGSITASSGVLTCRKGSSC from the exons ATGGCGAGCAGACAAGCCTTACAGccattgtttcttcttcttgctgTCTTTTTCATCAAGTTAGTAATGGTGGAATCAATAAGAACCCCCTTCAATATGACTAAGGCTGAGAATAGTGATAAATATCATGTTGAGAAGCCGGAGCTTGTAGTTCAAATGGTAGAAAG GAGTTTAAATAATTCGAAAAGAAAGCTGAGCTCGTGCGAAACGGGGAACCCCATCGATGACTGTTGGCGTTGTGATCCTAACTGGGTTAACAACCGAAAGAGACTGGCTGATTGTGCCATCGGATTTGGCAAAAACGCAATTGGAGGTAAGAATGGCAGATTTTATATAGTTACAGATCCAAATGACGATGACCCGGTCAATCCTCGACCTGGCACTCTGCGGCACGCTGTTATTCAAACCGAACCTCTCTGGATTATTTTCCAAAAAGATATGGTTATTCAGCTCAAGGAGGAGCTTATCATGAACAGTTATAAGACTATTGATGGTAGAGGTGCCAATGTTCATATAGCAAATGGAGCTTGCATTACAATTCAGTATGTGACCAATATTATCATTCATGGAGTTCATATCCACGACTGTAAACCTGCGGGAAACACAAATGTTAGGAGCTCCCCGACACATTATGGGTTTAGAACCAAGAGTGATGGAGATGGGATTTCCATCTTTGGATCAAGCGCAATTTGGGTTGACCACTGTTCATTGTCAAGTTGCGCAGATGGATTGATCGACGCCATCATGGGTTCCACTGCTATAACCATTTCAAACAGCTTTTTCACTCACCATGACAAG GTGATGCTCCTAGGACACAGCGACGCCTACACCGAGGACGTCAAAATGCAAGTAACAGTTGCTTTCAACCactttggagaagggcttgttcaacGTATGCCCAG ATGTCGACATGGATACTTTCATGTGGTGAACAATGATTACACCCACTGGGAAATGTATGCAATCGGGGGAAGTGCAAACCCCACCATTAAAAGCCAAGGCAACAGATTCCTTGCTCCTGATTATCGATTCCACAAGGAG GTTACAAAGCACCAAGATTCAACAGAAGGCAACTGGAGATCAGTGGGAGATCTTATGTTAAATGGGGCATTCTTCACAGCATCAGGGGCTAAAGAATCCTCAAGCTATGCCAAAGCTTCGAGTATGGCGGCAAGACCTTCCTCTATTGTGGGCTCTATCACTGCAAGTTCGGGTGTTCTCACCTGCAGAAAAGGTTCCAGCTGTTAG
- the LOC131874348 gene encoding probable pectate lyase 20 translates to MASRQALQPLFLLLAVFFIKLVMVESIRTPSNMTKAENSDKYHVEKPELVVQMVESSLNNSKRKLSSCETGNPIDDCWRCDPNWVNNRKRLADCAIGFGKNAIGGKNGRFYIVTDPNDDDPVNPRPGTLRHAIIQTEPLWIIFQKDMVIQLKEELIMNSYKTIDGRGANVHIANGACITIQYVTNIIIHGVHIHDCKPAGNTNVRSSQTHYGFRTKSDGDGISIFGSSAIWVDHCSLSSCADGLIDAIMGSTAITISNSFFTHHDKVLNTAFLVFHKYTFL, encoded by the exons ATGGCGAGCAGACAAGCCTTACAGccattgtttcttcttcttgctgTCTTTTTCATCAAGTTAGTAATGGTGGAATCAATAAGAACCCCCTCCAATATGACTAAGGCTGAGAATAGTGATAAATATCATGTTGAGAAGCCGGAGCTTGTAGTTCAAATGGTAGAAAG CAGTTTAAATAATTCGAAAAGAAAGCTGAGCTCGTGCGAAACGGGGAACCCCATCGATGACTGTTGGCGTTGTGATCCTAACTGGGTTAACAACCGAAAGAGACTGGCTGATTGTGCCATCGGATTTGGCAAAAACGCCATTGGAGGTAAGAATGGCAGATTTTATATAGTTACAGATCCAAATGACGATGACCCGGTCAATCCTCGACCTGGCACTCTGCGGCACGCTATTATTCAAACCGAACCTCTCTGGATTATTTTCCAAAAAGATATGGTTATTCAGCTCAAGGAGGAGCTTATCATGAACAGTTATAAGACTATTGATGGTAGAGGTGCCAATGTTCATATAGCAAATGGAGCTTGCATTACAATTCAGTATGTGACCAATATTATCATTCATGGAGTTCATATCCACGACTGTAAACCTGCGGGAAACACAAATGTTAGGAGCTCCCAGACACATTATGGGTTTAGAACCAAGAGTGATGGAGATGGGATTTCCATCTTTGGATCAAGCGCAATTTGGGTTGACCACTGTTCATTGTCAAGTTGCGCAGATGGATTGATCGACGCCATCATGGGTTCCACTGCTATAACCATTTCAAACAGCTTTTTCACTCACCATGACAAGGTGCTCAATACTGCTTTTTTGGTCTTCCATAAATATACTTTTCTTTGA